A genome region from Carya illinoinensis cultivar Pawnee chromosome 2, C.illinoinensisPawnee_v1, whole genome shotgun sequence includes the following:
- the LOC122298849 gene encoding U-box domain-containing protein 33-like isoform X2, with product MAEDMITYVAVGKDVKDCKSILSWALENNGGSRICIIRVHKPTKLFPLVRSLMTERKVRERLKTGTQNMHAIMEEYLQFCEQKGVHAQMLTIEMDSIKKGILKLIYRHGIRKLVIGSKSANYYKRKVELGSKKAKYVCKTAPVSCQVQVICKGHLIFTREASAADTGTGQSNLNRSWSGPLVYNNRGGSPVSECSDFSKLRSFSVGSNRTTALAALVAPLPERSKELSSPTSPGGSSYSAGSPTTAFETTLSSWNDRKCEALQYSRSLSPPAAWDYSRSSSTLELAPLVLQQSPGLISGSSNISTSSNGVHNVVDRSLEEQLQQALAALKKEALVRQRAERYMIDAIRRAQDAENQRDICIEELRISKEQETSLKSQIAELQKERDEFQMERDHALKEAEGLKRKAEGSNGQMFELPEFSLSKIADATQGFNESQKIGQGGYGNIYIGCLQTEVAIKMLHSQGSQGSQEFQMEVGVLGQLRHPNLVKLIGSCPEAFALIYEYLPNGSLEDRLKCKDKSPPLSWQTRLRIAIELCSVLVYLHSSTQLHTIVHGDLKPANILLDSNFVCKLSDFGICRVLSRDQTSSDSVTLSYNTVPKGTLPYLDPEFLQSGILTVKSDVYSFGIILLQLLTGKSPPYSIVDEVNFALLADNFESLLDPSAGRWPFEVAQPLAKLALLCSHKNRRRRPDLGSGVLEELESLRDLTGGS from the exons ACAACGGAGGAAGCAGGATTTGCATCATTCGCGTTCACAAGCCTACAAAGCTGTTCCCTTTAG TGCGAAGCTTAATGACAGAAAGGAAGGTCAGAGAACGCCTGAAAACTGGTACACAaaatatgcatgcaattatggAGGAATACCTTCAATTCTGTGAACAAAAAGGG GTACATGCACAAATGCTAACCATTGAAATGGACTCTATCAAGAAGGGAATCCTAAAACTCATCTATAGACATGGGATAAGGAAGCTTGTCATAGGATCAAAATCGGCCAATTACTATAAAAG AAAAGTGGAACTGGGGTCTAAGAAAGCAAAGTATGTGTGTAAAACTGCACCTGTCTCCTGTCAAGTACAGGTCATTTGTAAGGGCCACCTCATCTTTACCAG GGAAGCAAGTGCAGCAGACACTGGAACTGGACAATCAAACCTAAATAGATCATGGTCTGGTCCTTTGGTGTATAACAACAGGGGCGGCAGTCCCGTAAGTGAATGCTCAGACTTCTCCAAATTACGGTCTTTTTCGGTTGGGAGCAATAGGACCACTGCTCTGGCTGCTCTAGTTGCTCCTTTACCGGAACGTTCTAAAGAGCTTTCATCTCCAACGAGTCCTGGGGGTTCTAGTTACTCAGCAGGCTCTCCCACAACAGCGTTTGAAACAACTCTAAGCTCATGGAATGATAGAAAGTGCGAAGCATTGCAGTATAGCCGCTCGCTCTCTCCACCGGCGGCTTGGGATTATTCAAGAAGCTCATCTACTCTGGAGCTCGCCCCTTTAGTTCTGCAACAAAGTCCGGGGTTGATTTCCGGTTCAAGCAACATATCAACTTCTTCTAATGGAGTACACAATGTTGTG GACCGGAGCCTAGAAGAGCAGCTTCAACAAGCGCTGGCAGCCTTAAAAAAAGAGGCACTCGTGCGTCAAAGAGCAGAGAGATATATGATTGACGCTATACGAAGA GCCCAAGATGCAGAGAATCAGAGAGACATATGCATAGAAGAACTCCGAATTTCCAAAGAACAGGAAACATCATTAAAGAGCCAAATTGCAGAGTTACAGAAAGAAAGGGATGAGTTCCAGATGGAGCGTGATCATGCACTGAAAGAAGCTGAAGGGCTAAAAAGAAAAGCAGAGGGCTCAAATGGACAAATGTTTGAGCTACCTGAATTCTCGCTTTCTAAAATTGCAGACGCTACTCAAGGGTTTAATGAATCTCAGAAAATTGGACAGGGAGGATATGGCAACATTTATATTGGTTGCCTACAAACTGAGGTAGCTATAAAGATGTTACATTCTCAGGGCTCCCAAGGCTCCCAAGAGTTCCAAATGGAG GTTGGTGTATTGGGCCAGTTGAGGCATCCCAATCTTGTGAAACTCATTGGATCTTGCCCTGAAGCTTTTGCACTCATATATGAATATCTTCCTAATGGAAGTCTTGAAGATCGACTCAAATGCAAGGACAAGAGTCCTCCATTGTCATGGCAAACTCGACTACGGATAGCCATAGAGTTATGCTCCGTCCTCGTGTATCTTCATTCCAGTACTCAACTTCACACCATAGTGCATGGAGATTTGAAACCAGCCAATATTCTCCTTGATTCCAACTTTGTATGTAAACTTAGTGACTTTGGAATTTGCCGTGTGTTAAGCCGTGATCAAACTTCAAGTGACAGTGTAACACTGAGTTATAACACTGTCCCAAAGGGAACTTTGCCTTACTTAGATCCTGAATTTCTTCAAAGCGGAATTCTTACTGTGAAGTCAGATGTTTACTCCTTTGGAATAATTTTACTGCAATTGTTGACTGGGAAATCACCACCCTACTCTATAGTAGATGAAGTCAACTTTGCCTTACTTGCAGACAATTTTGAATCCCTTTTGGATCCTTCGGCTGGACGTTGGCCATTTGAGGTTGCTCAACCTTTGGCTAAATTGGCACTATTGTGTTCTCACAAAAACAGAAGAAGGAGACCAGATCTTGGGTCTGGTGTATTGGAGGAACTCGAATCATTAAGGGATTTAACCGGAGGTTCTTGA
- the LOC122298849 gene encoding U-box domain-containing protein 33-like isoform X3 — protein MLTIEMDSIKKGILKLIYRHGIRKLVIGSKSANYYKRKVELGSKKAKYVCKTAPVSCQVQVICKGHLIFTREASAADTGTGQSNLNRSWSGPLVYNNRGGSPVSECSDFSKLRSFSVGSNRTTALAALVAPLPERSKELSSPTSPGGSSYSAGSPTTAFETTLSSWNDRKCEALQYSRSLSPPAAWDYSRSSSTLELAPLVLQQSPGLISGSSNISTSSNGVHNVVQDRSLEEQLQQALAALKKEALVRQRAERYMIDAIRRAQDAENQRDICIEELRISKEQETSLKSQIAELQKERDEFQMERDHALKEAEGLKRKAEGSNGQMFELPEFSLSKIADATQGFNESQKIGQGGYGNIYIGCLQTEVAIKMLHSQGSQGSQEFQMEVGVLGQLRHPNLVKLIGSCPEAFALIYEYLPNGSLEDRLKCKDKSPPLSWQTRLRIAIELCSVLVYLHSSTQLHTIVHGDLKPANILLDSNFVCKLSDFGICRVLSRDQTSSDSVTLSYNTVPKGTLPYLDPEFLQSGILTVKSDVYSFGIILLQLLTGKSPPYSIVDEVNFALLADNFESLLDPSAGRWPFEVAQPLAKLALLCSHKNRRRRPDLGSGVLEELESLRDLTGGS, from the exons ATGCTAACCATTGAAATGGACTCTATCAAGAAGGGAATCCTAAAACTCATCTATAGACATGGGATAAGGAAGCTTGTCATAGGATCAAAATCGGCCAATTACTATAAAAG AAAAGTGGAACTGGGGTCTAAGAAAGCAAAGTATGTGTGTAAAACTGCACCTGTCTCCTGTCAAGTACAGGTCATTTGTAAGGGCCACCTCATCTTTACCAG GGAAGCAAGTGCAGCAGACACTGGAACTGGACAATCAAACCTAAATAGATCATGGTCTGGTCCTTTGGTGTATAACAACAGGGGCGGCAGTCCCGTAAGTGAATGCTCAGACTTCTCCAAATTACGGTCTTTTTCGGTTGGGAGCAATAGGACCACTGCTCTGGCTGCTCTAGTTGCTCCTTTACCGGAACGTTCTAAAGAGCTTTCATCTCCAACGAGTCCTGGGGGTTCTAGTTACTCAGCAGGCTCTCCCACAACAGCGTTTGAAACAACTCTAAGCTCATGGAATGATAGAAAGTGCGAAGCATTGCAGTATAGCCGCTCGCTCTCTCCACCGGCGGCTTGGGATTATTCAAGAAGCTCATCTACTCTGGAGCTCGCCCCTTTAGTTCTGCAACAAAGTCCGGGGTTGATTTCCGGTTCAAGCAACATATCAACTTCTTCTAATGGAGTACACAATGTTGTG CAGGACCGGAGCCTAGAAGAGCAGCTTCAACAAGCGCTGGCAGCCTTAAAAAAAGAGGCACTCGTGCGTCAAAGAGCAGAGAGATATATGATTGACGCTATACGAAGA GCCCAAGATGCAGAGAATCAGAGAGACATATGCATAGAAGAACTCCGAATTTCCAAAGAACAGGAAACATCATTAAAGAGCCAAATTGCAGAGTTACAGAAAGAAAGGGATGAGTTCCAGATGGAGCGTGATCATGCACTGAAAGAAGCTGAAGGGCTAAAAAGAAAAGCAGAGGGCTCAAATGGACAAATGTTTGAGCTACCTGAATTCTCGCTTTCTAAAATTGCAGACGCTACTCAAGGGTTTAATGAATCTCAGAAAATTGGACAGGGAGGATATGGCAACATTTATATTGGTTGCCTACAAACTGAGGTAGCTATAAAGATGTTACATTCTCAGGGCTCCCAAGGCTCCCAAGAGTTCCAAATGGAG GTTGGTGTATTGGGCCAGTTGAGGCATCCCAATCTTGTGAAACTCATTGGATCTTGCCCTGAAGCTTTTGCACTCATATATGAATATCTTCCTAATGGAAGTCTTGAAGATCGACTCAAATGCAAGGACAAGAGTCCTCCATTGTCATGGCAAACTCGACTACGGATAGCCATAGAGTTATGCTCCGTCCTCGTGTATCTTCATTCCAGTACTCAACTTCACACCATAGTGCATGGAGATTTGAAACCAGCCAATATTCTCCTTGATTCCAACTTTGTATGTAAACTTAGTGACTTTGGAATTTGCCGTGTGTTAAGCCGTGATCAAACTTCAAGTGACAGTGTAACACTGAGTTATAACACTGTCCCAAAGGGAACTTTGCCTTACTTAGATCCTGAATTTCTTCAAAGCGGAATTCTTACTGTGAAGTCAGATGTTTACTCCTTTGGAATAATTTTACTGCAATTGTTGACTGGGAAATCACCACCCTACTCTATAGTAGATGAAGTCAACTTTGCCTTACTTGCAGACAATTTTGAATCCCTTTTGGATCCTTCGGCTGGACGTTGGCCATTTGAGGTTGCTCAACCTTTGGCTAAATTGGCACTATTGTGTTCTCACAAAAACAGAAGAAGGAGACCAGATCTTGGGTCTGGTGTATTGGAGGAACTCGAATCATTAAGGGATTTAACCGGAGGTTCTTGA
- the LOC122298849 gene encoding U-box domain-containing protein 33-like isoform X4, giving the protein MQLWRNTFNSVNKKGKVELGSKKAKYVCKTAPVSCQVQVICKGHLIFTREASAADTGTGQSNLNRSWSGPLVYNNRGGSPVSECSDFSKLRSFSVGSNRTTALAALVAPLPERSKELSSPTSPGGSSYSAGSPTTAFETTLSSWNDRKCEALQYSRSLSPPAAWDYSRSSSTLELAPLVLQQSPGLISGSSNISTSSNGVHNVVQDRSLEEQLQQALAALKKEALVRQRAERYMIDAIRRAQDAENQRDICIEELRISKEQETSLKSQIAELQKERDEFQMERDHALKEAEGLKRKAEGSNGQMFELPEFSLSKIADATQGFNESQKIGQGGYGNIYIGCLQTEVAIKMLHSQGSQGSQEFQMEVGVLGQLRHPNLVKLIGSCPEAFALIYEYLPNGSLEDRLKCKDKSPPLSWQTRLRIAIELCSVLVYLHSSTQLHTIVHGDLKPANILLDSNFVCKLSDFGICRVLSRDQTSSDSVTLSYNTVPKGTLPYLDPEFLQSGILTVKSDVYSFGIILLQLLTGKSPPYSIVDEVNFALLADNFESLLDPSAGRWPFEVAQPLAKLALLCSHKNRRRRPDLGSGVLEELESLRDLTGGS; this is encoded by the exons atgcaattatggAGGAATACCTTCAATTCTGTGAACAAAAAGGG AAAAGTGGAACTGGGGTCTAAGAAAGCAAAGTATGTGTGTAAAACTGCACCTGTCTCCTGTCAAGTACAGGTCATTTGTAAGGGCCACCTCATCTTTACCAG GGAAGCAAGTGCAGCAGACACTGGAACTGGACAATCAAACCTAAATAGATCATGGTCTGGTCCTTTGGTGTATAACAACAGGGGCGGCAGTCCCGTAAGTGAATGCTCAGACTTCTCCAAATTACGGTCTTTTTCGGTTGGGAGCAATAGGACCACTGCTCTGGCTGCTCTAGTTGCTCCTTTACCGGAACGTTCTAAAGAGCTTTCATCTCCAACGAGTCCTGGGGGTTCTAGTTACTCAGCAGGCTCTCCCACAACAGCGTTTGAAACAACTCTAAGCTCATGGAATGATAGAAAGTGCGAAGCATTGCAGTATAGCCGCTCGCTCTCTCCACCGGCGGCTTGGGATTATTCAAGAAGCTCATCTACTCTGGAGCTCGCCCCTTTAGTTCTGCAACAAAGTCCGGGGTTGATTTCCGGTTCAAGCAACATATCAACTTCTTCTAATGGAGTACACAATGTTGTG CAGGACCGGAGCCTAGAAGAGCAGCTTCAACAAGCGCTGGCAGCCTTAAAAAAAGAGGCACTCGTGCGTCAAAGAGCAGAGAGATATATGATTGACGCTATACGAAGA GCCCAAGATGCAGAGAATCAGAGAGACATATGCATAGAAGAACTCCGAATTTCCAAAGAACAGGAAACATCATTAAAGAGCCAAATTGCAGAGTTACAGAAAGAAAGGGATGAGTTCCAGATGGAGCGTGATCATGCACTGAAAGAAGCTGAAGGGCTAAAAAGAAAAGCAGAGGGCTCAAATGGACAAATGTTTGAGCTACCTGAATTCTCGCTTTCTAAAATTGCAGACGCTACTCAAGGGTTTAATGAATCTCAGAAAATTGGACAGGGAGGATATGGCAACATTTATATTGGTTGCCTACAAACTGAGGTAGCTATAAAGATGTTACATTCTCAGGGCTCCCAAGGCTCCCAAGAGTTCCAAATGGAG GTTGGTGTATTGGGCCAGTTGAGGCATCCCAATCTTGTGAAACTCATTGGATCTTGCCCTGAAGCTTTTGCACTCATATATGAATATCTTCCTAATGGAAGTCTTGAAGATCGACTCAAATGCAAGGACAAGAGTCCTCCATTGTCATGGCAAACTCGACTACGGATAGCCATAGAGTTATGCTCCGTCCTCGTGTATCTTCATTCCAGTACTCAACTTCACACCATAGTGCATGGAGATTTGAAACCAGCCAATATTCTCCTTGATTCCAACTTTGTATGTAAACTTAGTGACTTTGGAATTTGCCGTGTGTTAAGCCGTGATCAAACTTCAAGTGACAGTGTAACACTGAGTTATAACACTGTCCCAAAGGGAACTTTGCCTTACTTAGATCCTGAATTTCTTCAAAGCGGAATTCTTACTGTGAAGTCAGATGTTTACTCCTTTGGAATAATTTTACTGCAATTGTTGACTGGGAAATCACCACCCTACTCTATAGTAGATGAAGTCAACTTTGCCTTACTTGCAGACAATTTTGAATCCCTTTTGGATCCTTCGGCTGGACGTTGGCCATTTGAGGTTGCTCAACCTTTGGCTAAATTGGCACTATTGTGTTCTCACAAAAACAGAAGAAGGAGACCAGATCTTGGGTCTGGTGTATTGGAGGAACTCGAATCATTAAGGGATTTAACCGGAGGTTCTTGA
- the LOC122298849 gene encoding U-box domain-containing protein 33-like isoform X5, whose amino-acid sequence MCVKLHLSPVKYRSFVRATSSLPACQNREASAADTGTGQSNLNRSWSGPLVYNNRGGSPVSECSDFSKLRSFSVGSNRTTALAALVAPLPERSKELSSPTSPGGSSYSAGSPTTAFETTLSSWNDRKCEALQYSRSLSPPAAWDYSRSSSTLELAPLVLQQSPGLISGSSNISTSSNGVHNVVQDRSLEEQLQQALAALKKEALVRQRAERYMIDAIRRAQDAENQRDICIEELRISKEQETSLKSQIAELQKERDEFQMERDHALKEAEGLKRKAEGSNGQMFELPEFSLSKIADATQGFNESQKIGQGGYGNIYIGCLQTEVAIKMLHSQGSQGSQEFQMEVGVLGQLRHPNLVKLIGSCPEAFALIYEYLPNGSLEDRLKCKDKSPPLSWQTRLRIAIELCSVLVYLHSSTQLHTIVHGDLKPANILLDSNFVCKLSDFGICRVLSRDQTSSDSVTLSYNTVPKGTLPYLDPEFLQSGILTVKSDVYSFGIILLQLLTGKSPPYSIVDEVNFALLADNFESLLDPSAGRWPFEVAQPLAKLALLCSHKNRRRRPDLGSGVLEELESLRDLTGGS is encoded by the exons ATGTGTGTAAAACTGCACCTGTCTCCTGTCAAGTACAGGTCATTTGTAAGGGCCACCTCATCTTTACCAG CGTGCCAAAATAGGGAAGCAAGTGCAGCAGACACTGGAACTGGACAATCAAACCTAAATAGATCATGGTCTGGTCCTTTGGTGTATAACAACAGGGGCGGCAGTCCCGTAAGTGAATGCTCAGACTTCTCCAAATTACGGTCTTTTTCGGTTGGGAGCAATAGGACCACTGCTCTGGCTGCTCTAGTTGCTCCTTTACCGGAACGTTCTAAAGAGCTTTCATCTCCAACGAGTCCTGGGGGTTCTAGTTACTCAGCAGGCTCTCCCACAACAGCGTTTGAAACAACTCTAAGCTCATGGAATGATAGAAAGTGCGAAGCATTGCAGTATAGCCGCTCGCTCTCTCCACCGGCGGCTTGGGATTATTCAAGAAGCTCATCTACTCTGGAGCTCGCCCCTTTAGTTCTGCAACAAAGTCCGGGGTTGATTTCCGGTTCAAGCAACATATCAACTTCTTCTAATGGAGTACACAATGTTGTG CAGGACCGGAGCCTAGAAGAGCAGCTTCAACAAGCGCTGGCAGCCTTAAAAAAAGAGGCACTCGTGCGTCAAAGAGCAGAGAGATATATGATTGACGCTATACGAAGA GCCCAAGATGCAGAGAATCAGAGAGACATATGCATAGAAGAACTCCGAATTTCCAAAGAACAGGAAACATCATTAAAGAGCCAAATTGCAGAGTTACAGAAAGAAAGGGATGAGTTCCAGATGGAGCGTGATCATGCACTGAAAGAAGCTGAAGGGCTAAAAAGAAAAGCAGAGGGCTCAAATGGACAAATGTTTGAGCTACCTGAATTCTCGCTTTCTAAAATTGCAGACGCTACTCAAGGGTTTAATGAATCTCAGAAAATTGGACAGGGAGGATATGGCAACATTTATATTGGTTGCCTACAAACTGAGGTAGCTATAAAGATGTTACATTCTCAGGGCTCCCAAGGCTCCCAAGAGTTCCAAATGGAG GTTGGTGTATTGGGCCAGTTGAGGCATCCCAATCTTGTGAAACTCATTGGATCTTGCCCTGAAGCTTTTGCACTCATATATGAATATCTTCCTAATGGAAGTCTTGAAGATCGACTCAAATGCAAGGACAAGAGTCCTCCATTGTCATGGCAAACTCGACTACGGATAGCCATAGAGTTATGCTCCGTCCTCGTGTATCTTCATTCCAGTACTCAACTTCACACCATAGTGCATGGAGATTTGAAACCAGCCAATATTCTCCTTGATTCCAACTTTGTATGTAAACTTAGTGACTTTGGAATTTGCCGTGTGTTAAGCCGTGATCAAACTTCAAGTGACAGTGTAACACTGAGTTATAACACTGTCCCAAAGGGAACTTTGCCTTACTTAGATCCTGAATTTCTTCAAAGCGGAATTCTTACTGTGAAGTCAGATGTTTACTCCTTTGGAATAATTTTACTGCAATTGTTGACTGGGAAATCACCACCCTACTCTATAGTAGATGAAGTCAACTTTGCCTTACTTGCAGACAATTTTGAATCCCTTTTGGATCCTTCGGCTGGACGTTGGCCATTTGAGGTTGCTCAACCTTTGGCTAAATTGGCACTATTGTGTTCTCACAAAAACAGAAGAAGGAGACCAGATCTTGGGTCTGGTGTATTGGAGGAACTCGAATCATTAAGGGATTTAACCGGAGGTTCTTGA
- the LOC122298849 gene encoding U-box domain-containing protein 33-like isoform X1, with the protein MAEDMITYVAVGKDVKDCKSILSWALENNGGSRICIIRVHKPTKLFPLVRSLMTERKVRERLKTGTQNMHAIMEEYLQFCEQKGVHAQMLTIEMDSIKKGILKLIYRHGIRKLVIGSKSANYYKRKVELGSKKAKYVCKTAPVSCQVQVICKGHLIFTREASAADTGTGQSNLNRSWSGPLVYNNRGGSPVSECSDFSKLRSFSVGSNRTTALAALVAPLPERSKELSSPTSPGGSSYSAGSPTTAFETTLSSWNDRKCEALQYSRSLSPPAAWDYSRSSSTLELAPLVLQQSPGLISGSSNISTSSNGVHNVVQDRSLEEQLQQALAALKKEALVRQRAERYMIDAIRRAQDAENQRDICIEELRISKEQETSLKSQIAELQKERDEFQMERDHALKEAEGLKRKAEGSNGQMFELPEFSLSKIADATQGFNESQKIGQGGYGNIYIGCLQTEVAIKMLHSQGSQGSQEFQMEVGVLGQLRHPNLVKLIGSCPEAFALIYEYLPNGSLEDRLKCKDKSPPLSWQTRLRIAIELCSVLVYLHSSTQLHTIVHGDLKPANILLDSNFVCKLSDFGICRVLSRDQTSSDSVTLSYNTVPKGTLPYLDPEFLQSGILTVKSDVYSFGIILLQLLTGKSPPYSIVDEVNFALLADNFESLLDPSAGRWPFEVAQPLAKLALLCSHKNRRRRPDLGSGVLEELESLRDLTGGS; encoded by the exons ACAACGGAGGAAGCAGGATTTGCATCATTCGCGTTCACAAGCCTACAAAGCTGTTCCCTTTAG TGCGAAGCTTAATGACAGAAAGGAAGGTCAGAGAACGCCTGAAAACTGGTACACAaaatatgcatgcaattatggAGGAATACCTTCAATTCTGTGAACAAAAAGGG GTACATGCACAAATGCTAACCATTGAAATGGACTCTATCAAGAAGGGAATCCTAAAACTCATCTATAGACATGGGATAAGGAAGCTTGTCATAGGATCAAAATCGGCCAATTACTATAAAAG AAAAGTGGAACTGGGGTCTAAGAAAGCAAAGTATGTGTGTAAAACTGCACCTGTCTCCTGTCAAGTACAGGTCATTTGTAAGGGCCACCTCATCTTTACCAG GGAAGCAAGTGCAGCAGACACTGGAACTGGACAATCAAACCTAAATAGATCATGGTCTGGTCCTTTGGTGTATAACAACAGGGGCGGCAGTCCCGTAAGTGAATGCTCAGACTTCTCCAAATTACGGTCTTTTTCGGTTGGGAGCAATAGGACCACTGCTCTGGCTGCTCTAGTTGCTCCTTTACCGGAACGTTCTAAAGAGCTTTCATCTCCAACGAGTCCTGGGGGTTCTAGTTACTCAGCAGGCTCTCCCACAACAGCGTTTGAAACAACTCTAAGCTCATGGAATGATAGAAAGTGCGAAGCATTGCAGTATAGCCGCTCGCTCTCTCCACCGGCGGCTTGGGATTATTCAAGAAGCTCATCTACTCTGGAGCTCGCCCCTTTAGTTCTGCAACAAAGTCCGGGGTTGATTTCCGGTTCAAGCAACATATCAACTTCTTCTAATGGAGTACACAATGTTGTG CAGGACCGGAGCCTAGAAGAGCAGCTTCAACAAGCGCTGGCAGCCTTAAAAAAAGAGGCACTCGTGCGTCAAAGAGCAGAGAGATATATGATTGACGCTATACGAAGA GCCCAAGATGCAGAGAATCAGAGAGACATATGCATAGAAGAACTCCGAATTTCCAAAGAACAGGAAACATCATTAAAGAGCCAAATTGCAGAGTTACAGAAAGAAAGGGATGAGTTCCAGATGGAGCGTGATCATGCACTGAAAGAAGCTGAAGGGCTAAAAAGAAAAGCAGAGGGCTCAAATGGACAAATGTTTGAGCTACCTGAATTCTCGCTTTCTAAAATTGCAGACGCTACTCAAGGGTTTAATGAATCTCAGAAAATTGGACAGGGAGGATATGGCAACATTTATATTGGTTGCCTACAAACTGAGGTAGCTATAAAGATGTTACATTCTCAGGGCTCCCAAGGCTCCCAAGAGTTCCAAATGGAG GTTGGTGTATTGGGCCAGTTGAGGCATCCCAATCTTGTGAAACTCATTGGATCTTGCCCTGAAGCTTTTGCACTCATATATGAATATCTTCCTAATGGAAGTCTTGAAGATCGACTCAAATGCAAGGACAAGAGTCCTCCATTGTCATGGCAAACTCGACTACGGATAGCCATAGAGTTATGCTCCGTCCTCGTGTATCTTCATTCCAGTACTCAACTTCACACCATAGTGCATGGAGATTTGAAACCAGCCAATATTCTCCTTGATTCCAACTTTGTATGTAAACTTAGTGACTTTGGAATTTGCCGTGTGTTAAGCCGTGATCAAACTTCAAGTGACAGTGTAACACTGAGTTATAACACTGTCCCAAAGGGAACTTTGCCTTACTTAGATCCTGAATTTCTTCAAAGCGGAATTCTTACTGTGAAGTCAGATGTTTACTCCTTTGGAATAATTTTACTGCAATTGTTGACTGGGAAATCACCACCCTACTCTATAGTAGATGAAGTCAACTTTGCCTTACTTGCAGACAATTTTGAATCCCTTTTGGATCCTTCGGCTGGACGTTGGCCATTTGAGGTTGCTCAACCTTTGGCTAAATTGGCACTATTGTGTTCTCACAAAAACAGAAGAAGGAGACCAGATCTTGGGTCTGGTGTATTGGAGGAACTCGAATCATTAAGGGATTTAACCGGAGGTTCTTGA